The DNA segment GCAGGCGACGATCACGCCCGAGACGCGGAGCCGGTTGGCGAACCGGGCGAACTCCACGTCGTCGACCTCCAGCGTGACGAACAGGTGCTCGCGCTGGCCGCCGGTGTCCCGCATCTGGTCGTCGTTCCGCTGGATCCGGCGGGTGGTGTCGCCCTCGACGAGGTCCCCCGGCTCGAGGACGTGCGCGAGGTGCCAGAGGTCGTCGACGTTCTCGGGGACGAGGGTGAGCCGCTCCCGGCCCTCCTCGCCGTATCCCCGGTCGGAGATGCGCATACGCGACCGTTCGCCCGCGCTCGTATCAACTCTTGTCTTCCGGGTCGACGGGAGCGGCCCACTCGAACCCGGCGGCGTCCTCGCGCGCGGTCTCCTCGCGGTCGACGCCGAGCGGGACGGTCCGACCGGTCTGGACCGCCGGCGGCACCTCCGCCGTCGACCGCCGGAACCCGCCGTCGGGCCGGTCGGGGGAGGGATCGGCCGGCGTCGGGACGGGTTCCGACGCCGCGGGCGGCGACGCGGGCGACCCGAACGCTCCCGACGACGACGAGGCGGGCGACTCGATCGGCTCGCGCGACTCGGCGACGCCGAACTCGAGCGCTCCCGCGGCGCCGCAGCCGTACAGCGCGTGCGCGACGACGCGAACGGCGAAGACGAACGCGGCGCCGACGACGAGCGGGACGAACGGCGCGGCCAGCGCGTACCCCGCGCCGAGCGCCGCGACCGCGACGGCCCACGCGGCCGCGTACTCCGCCGACCCGGCGACGGCGGCGACCCGACCCGGACGGAGGGCGTCGCGGAGCCGCCCGGACGCGGCGAACGCGGCCAGCGCGGCCGGCCTGACGTACGCGAACGCGAGGAGGTACGCCACGGTGACGACGGCGAGGAGCCCGCCGCCGGTGCCGACGACGGCGGGAACGCCACCGGGGCCGAGCGCGCGGTCCGCGAGATCGAGCGCGGGGGCGAGGTCGACGGCCCCGGTCCCGACGGCGGCGGCCGCGAGGGCGACGACCGCGAACAGGAGCGCCAGCGGCGCGAGCAGCAGCGCGCTCAGCAGGACCGATCTGAGTCCGTCTCGGTACAGTTCGTTCCAGGCGACGAACGGGGGCGCCCCGTCTCGGTTCCCGGTCGCGCCCCCGCCGGCGACGACGCGGACGAGGTATCCCCGGGCGACGAAGGCGGGCGCGAGCGCGAGCGGCGCGAGGACGACGAGCGGGGGGAAGACGAGGGTCCCCCCGATCCACGCCGGAGTGACGACCCACGTCAGCAGGGTCAGGAGCCCGCCGACGACGAGGACGCCGGCGGCGTCGGTGGACCGCGACAGGACCGACGACGCGCCCCGGATCATATCCGATCCTGTTCCGCGACGGTGATAAAGGATGCCCGGTCGGACGGACTGCGTCGGATCTGGGCGGCGTCCCGAAGCGGGAGGGCCCGAAGGACCGCCTCCCGAGCGTTTATATGATTTCGCGGAGTAGTACCAGTCGGCCGCGCGGGACTATCGTGTGCCTCTGACAACTCCGATCACGGTCGCCGTGCGCGGCGGCCACCCCCCGTCCGCGGCTTTCGGCGGATCGAGGGTTTCTCTCTCTCCGAGCGACGGCCGCGCCGGTACCGATTTATTCCGTCCGGACGACCGTCCCGTATGACCGGCGACGAGCAGACGGCCGAGGTGGAGCCGGCGCTCCGCAGCTACGGGATCAGCGTCGAGGAGATCGACGGCGGCGACCCGCTGGATCTCACGTACATGACGGCGTTCCCCGGCCGCGAGGTGCACCACGGCGAGATGGGGCGCGCCCTCAACGCGCTCATCGACCGCGCCGAGGCGGACGAGTGGGAGCCCGTCCGGGTCGAGGCGACGGTCGTCCGCGCGCCCGGCGACGTCCTCGGGACGTGGCGCGC comes from the Halorubrum depositum genome and includes:
- a CDS encoding DUF4013 domain-containing protein → MIRGASSVLSRSTDAAGVLVVGGLLTLLTWVVTPAWIGGTLVFPPLVVLAPLALAPAFVARGYLVRVVAGGGATGNRDGAPPFVAWNELYRDGLRSVLLSALLLAPLALLFAVVALAAAAVGTGAVDLAPALDLADRALGPGGVPAVVGTGGGLLAVVTVAYLLAFAYVRPAALAAFAASGRLRDALRPGRVAAVAGSAEYAAAWAVAVAALGAGYALAAPFVPLVVGAAFVFAVRVVAHALYGCGAAGALEFGVAESREPIESPASSSSGAFGSPASPPAASEPVPTPADPSPDRPDGGFRRSTAEVPPAVQTGRTVPLGVDREETAREDAAGFEWAAPVDPEDKS